In one window of Lampris incognitus isolate fLamInc1 chromosome 3, fLamInc1.hap2, whole genome shotgun sequence DNA:
- the tbxa2r gene encoding thromboxane A2 receptor encodes MNVSVSHLANKTVPFCFSINSPPFKSNHTIPSVIFPSVFTALGLTSNFIAFLVLLQSYKRTHSRWRSSFLIFLCGLVVTDFMGLLVTGCIVISFYATQFNWRHLDPGCHFCNFMGMSMVFYGLCPLLLGAAMAVERFVGINRPFERSASAPKSRALSMVLMVWTFAGSVALLPLIGVGSYHLQSPGSWCFLNISSLGTDLVFSIIFSLVGLFSVAVSFVLNTVSVVTLVKVCCGQDRMQRRRDHEVEMMVQLILIMVIASICWCPLLVFIAQAVLSETYLQKRYLVLWIRFATWNQILDPWVYILFRRAVLKRIYPNFDWSRGSIMTLYPSFSGTLRRLTRSSLLGLSLGRDEPGGTVTTDGTPPFTLKTPPTVDGSCHSVQ; translated from the exons ATGAATGTTTCCGTCTCCCATCTCGCCAACAAGACCGTCCCATTCTGCTTCTCCATCAACAGCCCCCCTTTCAAGTCCAACCACACCATCCCCTCAGTCATCTTCCCATCTGTCTTCACGGCTCTGGGCCTCACCTCCAACTTCATCGCCTTTTTAGTGTTACTGCAGTCCTATAAGCGCACACACAGCCGCTGGCGCTCCtctttcctcatctttctgtGCGGCCTGGTGGTCACCGACTTCATGGGACTCCTGGTCACAGGATGCATTGTCATATCCTTCTACGCCACCCAGTTCAACTGGCGCCACCTGGACCCAGGATGccacttctgcaacttcatggGAATGTCCATGGTCTTCTATGGCCTGTGCCCACTGCTGCTTGGTGCCGCCATGGCCGTGGAACGCTTTGTGGGCATCAACCGGCCCTTTGAGCGCTCTGCCAGTGCACCCAAGAGCCGGGCATTGTCCATGGTGCTGATGGTGTGGACATTTGCTGGCAGCGTGGCTCTGTTGCCCCTCATTGGTGTAGGCAGCTACCACCTCCAGTCACCAGGCTCCTGGTGTTTCCTCAACATTAGCTCTCTGGGCACTGACCTGGTGTTCTCTATCATTTTCTCACTGGTCGGGCTGTTCTCTGTTGCTGTGTCTTTTGTGCTAAACACGGTGAGCGTGGTGACTTTGGTCAAAGTGTGCTGTGGGCAAGATAGGATGCAGCGCCGCCGTGACCACGAAGTGGAGATGATGGTGCAGCTCATCCTGATAATGGTGATTGCCTCTATCTGCTGGTGCCCCCTGCTG GTGTTTATTGCACAGGCTGTGCTGTCTGAAACCTATCTCCAAAAGCGTTACCTTGTGCTGTGGATTCGCTTCGCTACGTGGAACCAGATCCTGGACCCCTGGGTCTACATCCTTTTTCGACGGGCTGTACTCAAGCGCATCTACCCCAATTTCGACTGGTCCCGGGGCTCCATCATGACCCTGTACCCGTCTTTCAGCGGCACCCTTCGCAGGCTCACACGCTCCTCCTTGCTGGGGCTTAGCCTGGGCCGGGATGAACCAGGGGGAACGGTGACCACCGATGGCACGCCACCATTTACCCTGAAGACCCCGCCCACTGTGGATGGGAGCTGTCACTCAGTTCAATGA